A genomic window from Betta splendens chromosome 17, fBetSpl5.4, whole genome shotgun sequence includes:
- the dusp28 gene encoding dual specificity phosphatase 28 isoform X1, whose amino-acid sequence MLQLCKVTSALFISCARSACSDELLQQEAVTLCINVSRQQPFPSSGIKKLRVPVYDDPSEDLLSHFDRCADAIQTEANGGGRSVVYCKNGRSRSATVCIAYLMKHRQLTLTEAVQKVKTARHVIDPNPGFMSQLQRYERELKRRRGAAD is encoded by the exons atgctgcagctgtgtaaagTCACCAGCGCCCTGTTCATCAGCTGCGCCCGCTCAGCCTGCAGCGatgagctcctccagcaggaggcgGTCACGCTCTGCATCAACGTCTCCAGGCAGCAGCCGTTTCCCTCCTCCGGCATCAAGAAGCTGCGGGTCCCCGTGTACGACGACCCCAGCGAGGACCTGTTGAGCCACTTCGACCGCTGCGCCGACGCCATCCAGACGGAGGCGAACGGCGGCGGACGCAGCGTGGTCTACTGCAAGAACGGCCGCAGCCGCTCGGCCACAGTCTGCATCGCCTACCTGATGAAGCACCGCCAGCTGACGCTGACGGAGGCCGTACAG AAAGTGAAGACGGCTCGACACGTGATCGACCCAAACCCCGGCTTCATGTCTCAGCTGCAGAGATACGAACGGGAGCTGAAGAGACGACGCGGAGCGGCCGACTGA
- the dusp28 gene encoding dual specificity phosphatase 28 isoform X2, with product MLQLCKVTSALFISCARSACSDELLQQEAVTLCINVSRQQPFPSSGIKKLRVPVYDDPSEDLLSHFDRCADAIQTEANGGGRSVVYCKNGRSRSATVCIAYLMKHRQLTLTEAVQVGRRRETPTRPGPLHQ from the coding sequence atgctgcagctgtgtaaagTCACCAGCGCCCTGTTCATCAGCTGCGCCCGCTCAGCCTGCAGCGatgagctcctccagcaggaggcgGTCACGCTCTGCATCAACGTCTCCAGGCAGCAGCCGTTTCCCTCCTCCGGCATCAAGAAGCTGCGGGTCCCCGTGTACGACGACCCCAGCGAGGACCTGTTGAGCCACTTCGACCGCTGCGCCGACGCCATCCAGACGGAGGCGAACGGCGGCGGACGCAGCGTGGTCTACTGCAAGAACGGCCGCAGCCGCTCGGCCACAGTCTGCATCGCCTACCTGATGAAGCACCGCCAGCTGACGCTGACGGAGGCCGTACAGGTGGGACGCAGGCGGGAGACGCCAACGAGGCCGGGCCCACTTCACCAGTGA
- the LOC114844179 gene encoding zinc finger protein 8-like isoform X2, which yields MSSVQRLRAFVTERLTAAAAEILGAFEKTMEEYEAEIGRQRRLLDVVWRPEVRLHRLREPTHQPVCQEEELWSREKDPSLDHEEPEAPRVKEEQEELCSGPEPLVLKEETGPLIPAYAAGDPRDAEAHAEHHSFPVAESRDPEGGQRVGASGGNTEKRPKKRRCKNTRIINHMDVSPTAPCETQTDEKAFDCVFCGKTFKHKSNMNVHLRIHTGEEPYVCKTCGKRFRQISALKVHLNVHTGTVPFSCGTCGKGFTRSSNLLVHLRTHTAMS from the exons ATGTCTTCGGTTCAGCGTCTGAGAGCGTTTGTCACCGAGCgactgactgctgctgcagcagaaatccTCGGAGCCTTTGAGAAAACCATGGAGGAGTATGAAGCAGAGATCGGTCGGCAGCGCAGGCTGCTGGACGTGGTCTGGAGACCTGAGGTCAGGCTGCACAGGCTGCGAG AACCCACGCATCAACCCGTgtgtcaggaggaggagctctggAGCCGAGAGAAGGACCCCAGTCTGGACCACGAGGAACCAGAAGCTCCACGGgtcaaagaggagcaggaggagctctgCAGCGGTCCGGAGCCGCTGGTTCTGAAGGAAGAGACGGGCCCCTTGATTCCTGCTTATGCGGCAGGTGATCCCAGAGACGCAGAAGCACACGCTGAGCACCACAGCTTTCCTGTAGCTGAAAGCCGAGATCCAGAGGGAGGCCAGCGTGTTGGGGCGTCAGGTGGGAACACAGAAAAACGCCCAAAGAAGAGACGGTGTAAAAACACCCGCATCATCAACCACATGGACGTCTCCCCTACGGCACCGTGTGAGACTCAGACGGATGAGAAAGCCTTCgattgtgttttttgtggaaAGACATTTAAGCACAAGTCCAACATGAACGTTCACCTGAGGATCCACACAGGGGAGGAACCCTATGTTTGCAAAACATGTGGGAAACGGTTCCGGCAGATCTCTGCACTGAAGGTCCACCTTAACGTCCACACGGGGACGGTTCCGTTTTCCTGTGGGACGTGTGGGAAGGGCTTCACTCGCAGTAGCAACCTGCTGGTCCACCTGAGAACGCACACGG